GGCCGCCGCCCGCGCATCCTCGTGGCCAAGGTCGGCCAGGACGGGCACGACCGTGGCGCGAAGGTGATCGCCGCCGCATTCGCCGACATCGGCTTCGATGTTGATATTTCGCCGCTCTTCCAGACGCCCGAGGAGATCGTCCGGCAGGCGCTCGACAACGACGTGCACATCGTCGGCATATCGAGCCTCGCGGGCGGCCACAAAACGCTGGTTCCGCAGGTGGTCGAAGGATTGAAGGAGGCCAGGCGCGGCGACATTCTCGTCATCGCGGGCGGCGTCATTCCGGAGCGCGACTACGACTATCTCTACGAGCGCGGCGTGGCGGGGGTCTTCGGCCCCGGCACGGTAATCGCCGAAGCGGCCATCAAGCTGCTCGCGCTCCTGCTCGAACATCACCAGTGAAAAGAGAGCGGACGAAGCGATGAGCGGCAGGCAGCGGCATGAACCCACGGTCGAGGAGTTTGTCGAGGGGATCAGGGGCGGCAACCGCCACCTACTGAGCCGCGCCATCACGCTCGTCGAGTCGAGCCGCCCGGAGCACGAGCGGCTGGCCCACCAGATTCTCGACCGCTGCCTCGGCAGTGAACGCACTTCGATCCGCGTCGGCGTGACCGGGTCGCCGGGGGCGGGGAAGAGCACCTTCATCGAAGCGCTGGGGCTTCATCTCACCGACGCGGGCAAGCGCGTCGCCGTGCTCGCCATCGACCCGAGCAGCTCCCGCTCGAAGGGCAGCATCCTCGGCGACAAGTCGCGCATGGAGAAGCTTGCCGCCCGCCCGGAAGCCTTCATCCGCCCGACGGCCACGTCGGGCTTTCTCGGCGGCGCCGCGCCGCGAACGCACGAAACCATCCTGCTTTGCGAAGCCGCCGGCTACGAGGTGATCATCGTCGAAACGGTTGGCGTCGGCCAGTCGGAGATCGTGGTGAACTCGATGGTGGATTTCATTTTGCTGCTCATGCTGCCCGGATCGGGCGACGAACTGCAAGGCATCAAGCGCGGCATCATGGAGA
This genomic window from Chlorobaculum limnaeum contains:
- the meaB gene encoding methylmalonyl Co-A mutase-associated GTPase MeaB; this encodes MSGRQRHEPTVEEFVEGIRGGNRHLLSRAITLVESSRPEHERLAHQILDRCLGSERTSIRVGVTGSPGAGKSTFIEALGLHLTDAGKRVAVLAIDPSSSRSKGSILGDKSRMEKLAARPEAFIRPTATSGFLGGAAPRTHETILLCEAAGYEVIIVETVGVGQSEIVVNSMVDFILLLMLPGSGDELQGIKRGIMEIADAIAINKADGDRRRIAEISKGDFESALRLLPEKHPGWERKVLLTSALEGAGIGEVWENIEAFAAAMRRSGEWREQRREQLRHLLHAIAEERLKREFYNAPAVKAAKAQVEQQVVVGSLSPFTGALKLLEAFRGK